The Candidatus Eisenbacteria bacterium genome includes the window TCGCCCAGGCGGACCTGCACGCCCATTTGATCGTCCGGATCGGCGCCGAGAAAGGAGAAGTCGAAGCGTTCGGCGAGGTCCGCGGAGCGGGCTCCCCTCCCCTCCTCCGCGGCGGCGGCGGCGGGGACGGCGGCGGAGAGCGCGCAGGCGAGCAACAGCGTCGCGACTCGGCGGCCCGTCAACGGACCTCTCCCTCGCGACTTCTGTCGGTGTCGATGGTCCCCTCGAAACACTCCTCGCACCACCCCCGCAGGATGAGCCCCTCCTCCGCCTCTTCGATCACGAGGGTCCCCCCCTCCATCACCAACTCCGCCCGCGGGCCGATGAGCCCCTTGCGCCGCGCCGCGGCGAAAGCGCCCGAAGCGCCGGTGCCGGAGGACTCCACGGGTCCGACGCCGCGCTCCCAGAGTTTCACTTCCAATCGATCCTCTGCGGCGACGCGGGCGAAATCGACATTGGTCCTCTCCGGGAAGAGAGGGTGATTTTCGATCTGCGGGCCGAGAATCTTCCAGTTCTCGTCGGTCCACCCCTGAAACACCACCGCCTGCGGATTGCCGATGGAGACGCCGCTCACGCGGATCCGCCCTTCGGCGAGGTCGAGCGGAACATCGAGGGCGTCCTCCCCCGCGACGCGCACGGGAATCTCGGTGGGGTGAAAGCGCGGCGCCAAGATCGAGGACCGGATGAAGAAGCGGCCGTGCTCCCTGCGCTCCAACTCGTGGCGGGAAACGCCCGCGACGGTTTCCACGGTCGCCACGTTCTGCCCCTCCCCCTCGCGGGCGAGAGAGTAGGCGGCGACGCAGCGGGTGCCGTTGCCGGACATCTCCCCTTCGCTCCCGTCGGGGTTGAAGATACGCACCAGGAGATCCGCCACGTCGGAATGGTGGAGAAGGAGAAGCGTGTCGGCGCCCACCCCCTCCTTCCGGTCGCAGAGGAACCGGGCGAGGGAGGGCGGATCGGCGACCGGCGCCGTCCGTCCGTCCACGAGGACAAAGTCATTCCTTAAGGCCTGTACTTTCGTGAAGGAGATCCGCATCGGACGCCTCCCGCCGGGATGGGTTGTCGGGTTCCTCCTCAGCATACCCGCGATGCCGGGGATCGGCAAGGGCGCGCCGGACCTCCCTCGAAAGAGCGCAGGGGGAGAGAACGCCCCGGATCGCGGGAGGGGCGGGCCGCGCCGCATACCCCGTTGACAGGCCTCCCCGCCATGGATACAGTTTCTCATTATGATGAAGAAAACGCTGTTTCTGCCGCTTCTCGTCGCTCTGTCCCTGAACACGGCATTCGCCTACACCGAGGTGGGGCTTCATCCCTCCTCCTCCTACACCGCCTCGGGAACCGCTATGGGGGGCGCCGTCGCATCCCTGCCGGCGCACCCTTCCAACCTCTGGGTGAACCCCGGGGGACTCGCCTATCAAACGGGGATCCTCTTCTACGCCGCGCCCCACGACGAGGTGACCGGTTACGATGAAGAGATCCGCGATCGGATCTTTATGGCGAGCTACGCCGGGTTCGCCGGTGGAACGGTGGGCGCCGCCTTTATCCTCCGCCAACAGAAGGATCAAACCTTCCTGCAGGACGGCGGATCCTTTCCGGTCGACATCAATGAACCCGCCTTCCTGGTCTCCTACGGCAGAAAGGCGACCGGCTCGCTCGGCGTGGGGCTCAGCGCGATCGGGTACCAACACAGGGCGGACAAAGACGCCATCGACGGGGATCCCGCCTTCGGCATCACGGCGGGAGTTCTCTACCGAACCGAGTATCTGCACAAGGGCCGTACGCCGATCGATCTCCGATGCGGCTTCGCCGTGGCGAACGCCGGCCCCCGCTTCGACCTGGGCGAAGGAGAGGCGGACCTGCCGCTCAACCTCCGCACCGGCTTCAGCGCACGCTGGGAGAAGGAGCGGGGAACGGAGGTCACCGGCGCGGCGGACCTATACGTGCTCTACCGGGACATAGGAAGCGGCAGCGACTTCGACCGATGGGGAGGCGGCGTCGGCGTGGAGGCGAAGATGAACGGCGTGGTCGCGGTGCGCGCGGGCTATCGTTGGGACGACGACTACCGCCCGGATGATTGGACCTACGGCTTCGGGGTCGGGAACGAGGTCTACGAGCACGTAGGGGGGATGATCGAATACGCCCACGCGCCGGGGGAGGGAGACTTCGCGGACCACATCGGTCTCCGTCTCTACTGGATTCCTTAGCAGGTCGGGCGAATCGAACACCGCACGAGCCCGGAGCCGAGCGCTCCGGGCTTTTCGCGTTTGTACCCGTACCGGGAGCCTCGGCTTCCGAGTACGCGCGCGGTTCGCCTTTGCGCCCTTCGGGCTCTTTGCGGTGACGGAACAGACCGCGACGGACACGAACGGAAAAGGGCCCGCCGGGAAGGCGGGCCCGAAAGCGAACGCTCGGAACACGGGAGCAAGGTTTTCTAACGAATCATGCAGTACTTGCCGGCGTACTCGAAAACGGCGAGTTGGAACTTGCCGGTCATCCCGATTTCCTGCTGCTGCCTGCGCGGATAGACGTCGACGATGTAGCCGCCGACCGGGAAAGTTTTCCCCTGTTTCATCATGTCGATCAAAAGGAGTTTCACGCCGTCCTCGTCGAAATCGATCAACTCGAAACGGCGACCGGCGGCCGTGATCACGAAAACATCGCGCTCCGTCGGCTCCTCGATTTTTCTCTCCCGCGGATAAAGAAGACCACGGGCGTCGAATTTTTCCTTCCCCTCTTCTTCTTCCACTCCGGCCGCCAGTGTGTCGGAGAAGGGCTCGCCGAGAGTGTCGGCCAAGGCTTCCTCTCCCTCCTCGGCGGTCTCCTCGGGAATGCTCAGCGCGAGTTCGGCTTCCTTCCGCGCGATCTTCTCCTCTTCGGTCAACTCACGCACGGACCACTCGATGGTCACCGGAATCCACACCTTCTCGTCCACCAGGCTGAGCGACGGCGCGGTTTCCTCCCAGGGTGTGATGTCGATCGGATCGAAGAGGGAGATGTCGTAGAGTTGCTTGTCGATCAGCAGGGGCATCCGCGACTCGCCCAGCACCCAGTTCGTCTCGATCGTCTCGCCGCCCACTTCGACCCCGTGCAGCCGAAAATGGGGATACTCCCGAGGCCATTTGCGGACGAGCAGACTGAAATCCTTCCCTTCGAGAGTGGGATAGAGATCCTCGAAGTCGTCGGCGGTCACCAGGTGGACCGAACGACCCTGACGCAGAAGCGCGAAATTCCCTTTCACGGCGGCTATGTCCGGGTCGACGATTCGGTAGGTGTCCGTGGCGCTCTCCACGGAGCCGCTCATGGCGTCGTTGGCGGTGGCGTCGACATAATTCTCACCCCGGCCGCAGGCCAGGGAAAGGGCGATCAGCGGAACCCACAACAGGTACGCGCGCAGGCGCATGATTAAGTCCCCCGAGGTGACTGGTTGATAGATTGTCGACTTGCGAGCCTATCACCCGCGCGAGAAGGGTGTCAACCCGATTGTCCGCGCCGTTTTACGACGGCATTGGAGACGCTTGCGGCGCCCACGGAAAACCGTTCCGGCGCGGCGGACCACGATAGAAGGCCGCAAGCCCTTCTTGCAGAGGTTCTCCGCGACGACCCGGCGACCATCCCCCCGTTTGGCGGGAAACGCAAGGGCTGAAGACCATGGGGGACAAACGAATGAGAGGGAGAGGGAGAACGCGGCGGCACGGCGACGGACGCCCCCTTTTACGCGAAAATACGCTCCGCCTCACGACCGGCTACGGTTTGCGGCCCACCCCTCCCATCCCCCATCGACGGAGGGAAAAGCAAAGGATGGTTCCGCTTGCCGAGTTTACATAATAGGGGGGGCAGGTCGTTCAGATCATTCAGGTCGTTCAGATCATTCAGGTCGTTCAGATCATTCAGGTCGTTCAGGATGTTCAGCGTGTTCAGGATGTTCAGGTCATTCAAAGATGCGACGGCTTCTCAGCGGAGGAGAGTCATCGGGTGGACCGCGCTCTCACTTCCCGTCAGGATGCGGCAGAAGTAGAGGCCGCTCGGAACCTCCCTTCCCCGTTCGTCCCGTCCGTCCCACTCGAGAGTGTTCTCACCGCGCCCCACGTCGCCGTTCAACAAGACCCGGACCAGGGCGCCTCGCAGGTTATAAACCGCCGCTTCCCCTCTCCCCGCGGCCGGCGCCTCGAACACGACGCGTGTCGTCGGATTAAAGGGATTGGGACGGTTACAGAGAACACGAAGCGATGCCGGCGGTTCCGATTGCGGTTGGGGCGTAGTCCCGCCGCCGTCCCCGTCCCAAGAAAGGACCGTCGCGGAAGAGAAATTTCCGGCGGAGTTCCGAGCGCGAATCTCCACACCGTGCCTCCCCGTTCCCGCGAGGTCCGGCGGGATCAATGAAAAAGCCTCCTCCGCCTCTCCCCATTCGCCGTCCTCGGGGAGGGCGGGGGTCCATTCGCCGCCGTCGATTCGCGCCTCCACGACTTCGATGGTGTTGATCGAGATCGCATGGGCGTAGCCATAGGGGTTCCGGTTCGGAAGAGGGCTCACCGAAACGGTTCCGGCAACCCGCCCCCCCGATCCTCCCTCGGTGTACGCCTCGGTGACGATCGGATCGGTGTCGATCACGTCCGGGATCCCGTCGCCGTCGTTGTCGGCCCAGCCGATCTGCCCGATCGCGGTGGCGCTCAGCGTCGCCCGAAAAAGAGGCCGGCTCCGCATGATGCACTCCGGCTCCTCCTCCGGGCAGGAGCCGTACTCGCTGTTGGCCGTCTCTCTTTCCAGGTAGCCCGAGGTCCGGTCGCAGGGAATCCTGGCCGAAGCGTATTGGTCGAGAGCGTAGAAGATGTGCCCCATCTCGTGCGCGCAGACGGCGGCGAAATTCTCCGGTCCCCATCCGTCGTTGTCCAAAGTGAGCACCAGGAAAGGACCTCCGAGATAGGCGTAGGCGAAATAGACGCCGTCGCCGAACATCCCGTCCGGGTCTTCGCTGGAATCGATCACATAAATCGCGAAAGCCCAATCGAGATCCAGACGCCCTCTCATATCGTTCAATAATTTCTGCGTGCCCGTGAAGCGATCCCCACCACCCCATCCGAGCGATTCGAGAGCGCCTCCGATCCAGAGCGCCTCCTCGCTTTGGGGATGGGTGATCGGCTCGTAGGGGACGGAAACACCGGTATGAAATTCATACGTGAAAGAAAGCAGGCCGGACGGCGCCCATCGCGCCCACCAGTCGGTGGCGCGGCCGATCTCGGCGACGATCCGGTCGACCTCCGATTCGGTCCAATC containing:
- the dapF gene encoding diaminopimelate epimerase, giving the protein MRISFTKVQALRNDFVLVDGRTAPVADPPSLARFLCDRKEGVGADTLLLLHHSDVADLLVRIFNPDGSEGEMSGNGTRCVAAYSLAREGEGQNVATVETVAGVSRHELERREHGRFFIRSSILAPRFHPTEIPVRVAGEDALDVPLDLAEGRIRVSGVSIGNPQAVVFQGWTDENWKILGPQIENHPLFPERTNVDFARVAAEDRLEVKLWERGVGPVESSGTGASGAFAAARRKGLIGPRAELVMEGGTLVIEEAEEGLILRGWCEECFEGTIDTDRSREGEVR